GCGAGCGTCATCTGAATCCCTTCGATCGATGCATGTGGGCCGCGCATGAGATGGCGGCACGTCATGAATTGTATTGAAGGGACGCGACGACGCGGGAAGCGACCGTAGCGCGGCGAGGGATGTCGCGTGCGTGTGCGGTTCAGGTGGCTCGAACGGCCGAATGCTGCCGCGAACGACGCATTAACGGCTGCCGTCGCGCGTCTTCACGAGCATCCCGCGCTGAAGCACGCAGGCGATATGCTCGCCTTCGCCCGCCACGACGCCGATATCGTCGAGCGGATTGCCGTCGAGTACGACGAGGTCGGCAATGGCACCGGCGGCCACGACGCCGAGTTGTCCCACCATATTGACGATCTCCGCTGCCACGGTCGTTGCCGATCTGAGCGCTTCAAGATTCCCGAGCACTTCCGCCCGAATCCGAAACTCGCCCGACTGAAACGCGTGCATTTCGCCGAGCAGGTCCGAGCCGAACCCCATTTTCACGCCGGCCTTCGCATAGATTTCGAGCGACTCGCGTCCTTTCTGCTGCACGGATGCCACCTTTGCAACGGAGTCGGCGGGCAGCCCGAACGCCGCGCCATGTTTGGCAAGCGCATCATAAGTCACGAGCGTCGGCACCACGAACGCGCCGTGCTCGTGCATGAGCTGCGCGGCCGCCTCGTCGACGAGATTCCCGTGCTCGATCGTCCGCACGCCGCATCGCACGGCACGGGCAATCGCGCGCCCCGTGTACGCATGCGCCATCACGTAAGTATTCGCGGCCTCGGCTTCGTCGACGATGGCGCGAATCTCGTCCTCGGAATATTGCGTGTTGGCGATCGGATCGGTCGGCGACGCAACGCCGCCGGAAGCCATGATCTTGATCTGTGTTGCGCCTTTCTGGATCTCTTCGCGCACGGCGAGCCGCACGCTTTCGACGCCGTCCACGACACGTGCAATCGCCCCGGTGCGAAAGCAGCAGGAACAGGGCTCGAGCAAATCGCCGCGAGGCCGAAAATCCCCGTGCCCGCCCGTCTGCGACAACGCTTTCCCCGACGGAAAAATCCTCGGTCCCGCAACGAGTCCGGTGTCGACCGCCTGCATCAATCCCCAGTCCGCGCCCCCGGCATCGCGCACGCTGGTAAACCCGCGCGACAACATCGCATCGAGAATCGGCAACGATCGAATCGCTGCGAGAATATTCGGCTGCGTCGCATTGGCGCCGAGATTCGCATTCGAAGCCAGCACGTGCACGTGGCAATCGATGAATCCCGGCATGACGGTCTTCCCGCGCACATCGATCACCTGCGCATTCGGAAAGTCCACCGCCCGATCGGTCACTTCGACGATTCGTTCGCCCTCGATCACGACATGATGATGTTCGAGCAACACGCCTCGTTCGAGGTCGAGCACGTTGCCGCCCTGAAGCACGGTAATGGTCATGGAGAAAGATCCTTATCGATTGACGAAAGCGGTTCGCTTCGTGTCCTTCACGAAGCGCGTGCCGATGAAACTGATCGCGGCCGCGACGATCACGTAGAGGGCGGGCGCCATGTTGCTGCCCGTGCGGGCGATCAGCCAGGTCATGAGAAACGGCGCGAAGCCGCCGAAGATCGTCACCGCGAAGTTGTACGCAACGGAAAGGCCGGTCGACAGCACCTTGGTCGGAAACAGCTCGGCGAACGCGGCAAGAATCGGCCCCGT
The sequence above is a segment of the Burkholderia multivorans ATCC BAA-247 genome. Coding sequences within it:
- a CDS encoding metal-dependent hydrolase family protein translates to MTITVLQGGNVLDLERGVLLEHHHVVIEGERIVEVTDRAVDFPNAQVIDVRGKTVMPGFIDCHVHVLASNANLGANATQPNILAAIRSLPILDAMLSRGFTSVRDAGGADWGLMQAVDTGLVAGPRIFPSGKALSQTGGHGDFRPRGDLLEPCSCCFRTGAIARVVDGVESVRLAVREEIQKGATQIKIMASGGVASPTDPIANTQYSEDEIRAIVDEAEAANTYVMAHAYTGRAIARAVRCGVRTIEHGNLVDEAAAQLMHEHGAFVVPTLVTYDALAKHGAAFGLPADSVAKVASVQQKGRESLEIYAKAGVKMGFGSDLLGEMHAFQSGEFRIRAEVLGNLEALRSATTVAAEIVNMVGQLGVVAAGAIADLVVLDGNPLDDIGVVAGEGEHIACVLQRGMLVKTRDGSR